In Burkholderia pseudomultivorans, the DNA window GGACAGGCGCTGGATCGTTTCGCGCCGCGCGAGCCGCGCCTCCTCGTCGGGATTGACGATCACGCCCGCTTCGACGAGCACGGCCGGAATCGGCGCGGTGCGCAGCACGACGAGATCGTCGAAGCGATGGATGCCGAGTTGCGGATCGACCAGCGGGCGATTCTCGCCGCGAATCGGCTGCGCGTGATACAGCGACGGCCGTTCGCCGGCCGCGACCAGCCGTTCGGCGATCGCCTTCGCGCAACGCAGGCTTTCCGCATAGTGCGGATTGCGCGCCGACACGAACACCGCGAAGCCGCGGAATTCGCGCTGCCGGCCCGCGTCGATGAACTGCTGCTGGATCGAATCGTGATGGATCGATATGAACAGGTTCGCGTCGGGCGCCTGTGTCGAACGCTGGTCGAGCGCGATCTCGCGGCCGTCGGCCGACGTGCGCAGCACGCGATCGCCGTGCGCGGCGAGTTTCTCGGCGACCGCGGCGGACAGGTCGAGGTTGTACAGGTACTCGACGCGTCCGCTCGCGCCTGTCGCGCCGGGGTGGGCCGGCGTGTGTCCGGTATCGACGACGATATAGCGCTGCGGGGTAGCGGGCGTCACGGCATCCGCCGCGTGCAGCGCCGGCGATGCGCCGAGCAGCGGCACGCAGGTCAGCAGGTGCGCGGCGGCCCGCGCGAGCGGGCGAAGGCGTCGGAGGGTTCGGTTCGTCATTGTTGTTGTCGAGGCGGGCACACAGCCGCGTCGAAGGGCGCGGCATCGTCGGCCTGCTTGCGCAGTCGGAATGTCGCGCGATTATAGCGGGTGCCGGCTGCGGCGCAATGACGGCATCGCGCCGCCTCGCCCGTCAGCGCGGCGGCGCTTCGGCTTCGGCCCAGCGCTTGAACGAGTCGAGACGCCGGCGCGTCTGCATCAGGTAGAACGCGCCGATCAGCGGTTCGAGCAGCCAGCGCAGCCAGCCGGGCCGCGCGCGAAAGTGGTAGGTGAACTTGACTTCGGTCGAGCCCGGCGCGCGCTCGGTGAAGTTCCAGCTGCCGCTGAAGCGCGCGAGCACCTTCGGGCCGTCGACCATTTCGACGGCCGCGACCTGCGGCGGCCGGTACGAGATGTAGCGTGACACCATCGTCGCGCCCGAGTTGCTGCGACAGAATGCATCGACGCCGACATCGGCGGCCGTGCCGTCGAGCAGGTACGCGTCGGCGAGGAAGCTGTCCCACACGAGCCGCCGCCCGTAGTCTTGCGACCACGTGAACAGGCGGCGGCGATCGACGCCGACGATCCGGCTGACTGAGATCCTCATGATGGCGGGCGCCTTCGCGCGGGTGGTGGATGCAATCGAGTGTAACGCGGCCGTACCGGATACTTCTTCAGACTTCGTCAAGTCGAATCGCCGCTCGATTGACGCATCTCGAAAATAATCCTACGATACGCGTCATGCCTTCGGGACAGACCCGAAGCGTTTCCATCTCTTGAGGGAGCCTCATGAGTACGCAACAGAACCGGCGCTTCGACGCGCTCGTTTTCATCGGTCGTTTCCAGCCTCCGCATCGTGGTCACCTGAACGTGTTGAAATCGGCATTGAGCCGCGCCGAGCGCGTCTGCGTGCTGATCGGGTCGACCGACAAGCCTCGTACCATCAAGGATCCGTTTTCGTTCGACGAGCGCCGGCAGATGCTGGCTTCGCTGCTCGACGCAGCCGAACGCGAGCGCGTGACGATCGCGCCCGTGCAGGATTCGACATACAACGACGGCGACTGGGTGCGCTGGGTGCAGGATGCCGTCGCGTCCGCGCTTGGCGATGTCGCGCAGCGCAAGGTCGGGCTGATCGGCCACGAGAAGGACGCCACCTCGTATTACCTGCGGATGTTTCCGCAATGGGAACTGGTCGACGTCGATGCAACCGAAGACATTTCCGCGACCGAGATCCGCGACCAGTATTTCGCCGAACGCACCAACAGCTTCGTGCAGTGGGCCGTGCCCGAGCCGGTGTTCGGCTGGCTCGAACGCTTTCGCACGCAGCCGGAGTTCGCGCAGCTGAAGGCCGAGGCCGAGTTCATCGCCGCCTATCGCAAGGCATGGGCCGCCGCGCCTTATCCGGTCACGTTCGTGACCGTCGATGCGGTGGTCGTGCACTCGGGCCACATCCTGCTGGTGCGCCGGCGCAGCGAACCGGGCCGCGGCCTGTGGGCGCTGCCGGGCGGGTTCGTGAACCAGGACGAGCGGCTCGATGCGGCCTGCATTCGCGAACTGCGCGAGGAGACCGGCCTGAAGCTGCCGGAACCGGTGCTGCGCGGCTCGATCAAGGATCGCCAGGTGTTCGATCATCCGACGCGCTCGCTGCGCGGCCGCACGATCACGCACGCGTGCCTGTTCAATTTCCCGACCGGTGAGCTGCCGCGCGTGAAGGGCAGCGACGACGCCGACAAGGCGCGCTGGGTGCCGCTCAACGAATTCGCGCAGATGCGCAACGTGATGTTCGAGGATCACTTCGACATCGCGTATCACTTTCTGGGGAAGCTGTGATCCGCTGATTCCCCGCATTCCCGTCCGCCGCGACAGACGCGGCGGCATTCCAACGGCCTAGAGGAGCTCTAGCCATGCAAAATGATCTCGGCGGCTTTGCCGCGGTTCTCGCCAATCCGATTCTCAACACGGATTCGTACAAGGCTTCCCACTTCCTGCAATATCCGCCCGACGCGACGGCGATGTTCTCGTACGTCGAATCGCGCGGCGGACGCTACGACCGCACGCTGTTCTTCGGCCTGCAGATGCTGCTGAAGGAATATCTGTGCAAGCCGGTCACGCACGCGATGGTCGACGAGGCGCGCGACTTCTTCGCGGTGCACGGCGAGCCGTTCAACGAGGCGGGCTGGCGCTACATCGTCGAGCGTTACGACGGCTGGCTGCCCGTGAAGATCCGCGCGGTGCCCGAAGGCTCGATCGTGCCGGTGCACAACGTGCTGATGACCGTCGAATGCGACGATCCCGCCGTGTTCTGGCTCGCGTCGTATCTCGAGACGATGCTGCTGCGCGTGTGGTATCCGGTGACGGTCGCGACGCAGAGCTGGCACCTGCGGCAGACGATCCGCCGCTTCCTCGAAAAGACCGACGACGATCTCGCGCAACTGCCGTTCAAGCTGCACGATTTCGGCGCGCGCGGCGTGTCGAGCGCGGAGTCGGCCGCGATCGGCGGGGCCGCGCACCTGGTCAGCTTCATGGGTTCGGATACGGTGCTGGGCGTGCTGGCCGCGAACCGCTTCTATCGCGAACCGATGGCCGCTTATTCGGTGCCGGCCGCCGAGCACAGCACGATCACGTCGTGGGGGCGCGAAGCCGAGGTCGATGCGTACCGGAACATGATCGCGCGGTTCGGCCTGCCGGGTGCGATCGTGTCGGTCGTGTCGGATTCCTACGATTTGTTTGCCGCGCTCGACATGTGGGGCGGCGAGCTGCGCCAGGCGGTGATCGACTCGGGGGCGACGCTGGTCGTGCGACCCGATTCGGGCGAACCGGTGTCGATCGTGCTGCAGACGGTGCGCGCGCTCGATGCGTCGTTCGGATCGACGTTGAACGGCAAGGGGCGGCGCGTGCTGAATCACGTGCGCGTGATCCAGGGCGACGGGGTCGACGAGCAGTCGATCGGCGCGATTCTGTCCGCGCTCGATGATGCGGGCTATGCGGCCGGCAACGTCGTGTTCGGGATGGGCGGCGCGCTCTTGCAGCAAGTCAATCGCGACACGCAGCGTTTCGCGATGAAGTGCTCGGCGATCCGGCGTGGCGGCGTGTGGCACGACGTGTGCAAGGATCCGGTCACCGACCAGGGCAAGCGCTCGAAGAAAGGGCGGCTCACGTTGCTGCGTCATCGCCGCACCGGCGAGTACCGGACTGCGACGCTGCCCGTCGCATGGGACGATCGCGCGGTGGAAGGCGAGTGGGCCGAGGCGCTCGAAACGGTGTTCGATACGGGACGGCTGCTGGTCGACGCATCGTTCGCCGAGGTGCGGGCGAGGGCGCACGCGGGCGAAGCATAAGCCGGGCTACGGGGTGCGCGATGGCGCTTTGTGCTGCGTCGGACGTCAAGATACAGCTTGACGCCCGACCGATCGAATGCGCGTGCGCATCGCTTCGGCGACCGCGTCGCGCACGCAGGCCGCCGCGATTTCCGATGCGCGCGTGCGTGCGGCGCGCGCGAGCCGCGCGATCACCAGCGGCTGGATCACCGTCGATTCACGGATCGGACATTCGACGACGAGCGGCGAGCGCGTGACGGCCGGGCTTTGCGTGATCAGCAGCGACACGCCGAGCCCGCTCGCGACCATCGCACGCACGAGTTCGATCGATACAGCCCGATAGCGGACGTTCGGCGACAGCCCGCACTGCCAGAACGGCGCCATCAGAAAATCGCGGCTGTGCGGCAGGTCGATCAGGATGAACGGCTGTGCCGCGAGATCGCGCAGCGAAATCGCGCGCTTGCGCTTCGCGAGCGCGGAATTCGCCGGCACGAGCGCGTACGGCCGCAATTCGGCCAGACATTCGCGTTCGATATCTTCGGGCAGGCCCACGTCATACATCAGCGCGAAATCGATCTGCTGCTTGTGCAGGGCGACGTCGAGCTGGGCGAGATCACCTTCGATGAACCGGATCGCGAGCCGCGGATGGCGCTGTTGCGCGAGTTCCAGCACGCGCGGCAGATACACGGGTGCGATGGTGCTGAACACGCCGATCTGCACGACGCCGCCCGGTTCGTCGCCGACGTCGTCGGTCGCGAACGCGGACGCCGACGCGAGCAACTGGCGCGCTTCGGCAAGCTTGCGTTCGCCGAAATGGGTAAGCGTCATCCGCGTGCCGGCGCCGCGCGTGAACAGCGGATCGTCGAACAGCGCCTCGAGCTCGCGGATCGCCACCGAAATCGACGGCTGCGACACGTTGAGCCGGGTTGCGGCCGCGGTCGTGCTGCCGGCTTCGGCGGCCGCGACGAAATAGCGTAACAGTCTCAGCGATAGCGCCATGTCGAACCCATACGAAAAACTTATAGGCGTTAATTTATTCCAGTATTTTATCTGATTGCCCCGCTCGACCAGAATCACCGCATCGGCCAACTTGGCCCGACCTTCAGGAGAAAGATGCCGTGACTGTGTCCAGGCTGCCGCTCGACGGCATACGCGTGATCGATTTTTCCCGGGTACTGGCGGGGCCGTTGTGTTCGGCGCTGCTCGGCGACCTCGGCGCCGAGGTGATCAAGATCGAGCCGCCGGCGGGCGACGACTATCGTGCGATCGGGCCGTTCGCGAACGGCGAGAGCGGACTGTTCGGCGCAATGAACCGCAACAAGCGCAGCGTCGTGATCGACCTGAAGACCGACGACGGGCAGGCGCTCGCGCAAGCGCTGTGCGCGCAGGCCGATGTCGTCGTCGAGAATTTCCGGCCCGGCGTCGCCGAGCGGCTCGGAATCGGCTATGCGGCGCTGTCGGCGCGCCATCCGCGGCTGATCTACGCGAGCGTGTCGGGGTTTGGGCAGACCGGGCCGGAATCGCGCCGGCCCGCGTACGACATCATCCTGCAGGCGATGTGCGGACTGATGGATGCGACCGGCGCACCGGACGGCGAGCCGACGCTGGTCGGCGATTCGGTATCCGACGTGATCAGCGGGATCTTCGCGTCATGGGGCGTGCTGGCCGCGCTCGTCGCGCGCGATCGCACCGGCGCCGGCACGCATGTCGACGTGTCGATGTTCGACGCGACGCTGAACCTGACCGCGGCGCTGGTCGCGCGCTATGCGACCACCGGCGTCGCGCAGCCGCGCGTCGGCAATCGCCATCCGACTTCCGCGCCGTTCGGCGCGTATCGCGCGGTCGACGGGCACTTCGTCGTTGCCGTGCTCAACAACAAGCTGTTCGGCCTGCTGGCCGAGACGATCGGTCATCCGGCGCTGATCGACGATCCGCGTTTCGCATCCGATGCGTCGCGCTGCGCGCATGAGGCTGCGTTGCGCGTGTGCATCGAGCAGTGGGCCGCCACGCGCTCGGTCGCGGACGTCAATGAGGAACTCGGTGCGGCGGGCATTCCGGTCGCGCCGATCCGCAGCGTGCAGCAGGCGCTCGAGAGCGACCACGCGCGCGTGCGGCGCGTGCTCGTCGAGACGGCCGCAGCCGACGGTTCGACGATCCGGTTGCCTGCGCAGCCGCTGAAGTTTTCCGCCTATCCCGACACGCGCACGACACGCGCGCCGCAACTCGGCGAACACACGCGCGCAGTGCTCGAACGCGTGCTAGGCCTCGATGAGGCCGCGATCGCCGCGCTGGCGCAGGCCGGCGCGATCCACACGCCTGCCGCGACGTCGCGCCGGACCAACACCCACCAGGAGATGAACGATGCTTAAACGACTGGGCGTCGGCGATGCCGACCTCGAAATTGCCGATGCGATCCGTCGCTTTGCACGAGCCGAACTTGCGCCGCATGCGGCGCAGGTCGATCGCGACGAAACGTCGACGACGCGCTACGTGCCGGCACTCGCCGAACTCGGGGTGATGGGGATGAACCTGCCGGAACGATGGGGCGGCACCGGCGCATCGCCGGCCGCGATCATCCTCGCGCTGGCCGAGATCGCGCAGGCCTGCGCGGCGACGTCGTCGATGATCGGCGCGCACTATCTGGCGACCGACTCGGTGCTGATCGGCGGCGACGACGCATTGCGTGCGCGCTATCTGTCGGACGCGGCGACCGGTGCGAAGCTCGGCGCATTCGCGCTGACCGAACCGCAGGCCGGCTCGAACCCGGCCGGCATGACCACGCAGGCGGTGCGCGACGGCGACGGCTATCGCATTCACGGCGTCAAGCATTTCATTTCGAACGCGGATGCTGCGCAATTCATCGTCGTCTATGCGAAAACCGCGCCGGAACTCGGCACACGCGGGATCAGCGCATTCGTCGTCGATCGCGACACGCCGGGCGTGTCGGTGTCCGCGCCGGAGAAACTGATGGGCATTCACGGCGCGCCTGCCCACGAAGTCGCGTTCGATTGCGTGGTGCCGGCGTCGAACCGGCTCGGCGAAGAGGGCAGCGGCTTTCGCACCGCAATGAAGGTGCTCGACAACAGCCGCCTCGATGTCGCGGCGACGAGCCTCGGGATCGCCGAAGCGGCGCTCGGCGATGCGATCGACTGGGCGAAGCAGCGCCACGTCGGCGGCGAGCCGCTGGCGAACAAGCAGGGCCTGCAGTGGCGATTCGCCGACATGAAGACGCAGCTCGAAGCCGCATGGCTGCTCACGTTGCAGGCCGCCGCACGGCGTGCGGCCGGCGAGCCGTTCACCGACCTGGCGTCGATGGCGAAGCTGTATGCGTCGGAAATGGTCGCGTTCGTGACCGACGCCGCCTTGCAGGTCCACGGCGGGTATGGCTTCACGCGCGAAATGCGGATCGAGCGCCTCGTGCGCGATGCGCGGATCCTGCGGATCTACGAAGGCTCGTCGGAGATCCAGCGCACGGTGATCGCACGCACGATGCTGGCGTGACGGCGAACGAAACGAGACAAGGCGAGGAGACGAATGGTGAAGATTCTGGTGCCAGTGAAAAGAGTGGTCGATTACAACGTGAAGGTCCGCGTGAAGTCGGACAACACGGGCGTCGATATCGCGAACGTGAAGATGTCGATGAACCCGTTCGACGAGATCGCTGTTGAAGAAGCGGTGCGCCTGAAGGAAGCAGGCGTCGCGACCGAAGTGGTGGCCGTGTCGGTCGGTGTGGCGCAAGCGCAGGAAACGCTGCGCACGGCGCTGGCGATCGGCGCGGATCGCGCGATCCTCGTCGAGTCGAACGACGGCGTCGAGCCGCTGGCTGTGGCGAAGATACTGAAGGCGCTGGTCGACAAGGAGCAGCCGCAGCTCGTGATCCTCGGCAAGCAGGCGATCGACGACGATTCGAACCAGACCGGTCAGATGCTCGCCGCGCTGGCAGGGCTGCCGCAGGCGACGTTCGCCTCGAAGGTGACGATTGCCGACGGCAAGGCGACGGTTGCACGCGAAGTGGACGGCGGCGCGGAAACGCTGTCGCTTCAACTGCCCGCAGTCGTCACCACGGATTTGCGCCTGAACGAGCCGCGCTACGTGACGCTGCCGAACATCATGAAGGCGAAGAAGAAGCCGCTGGAAACGGTGAAGCCCGAAGACCTCGGCGTGGACGTCGCGCCGCGTCTGAAGACGCTGAAGGTGGCCGAGCCGCCGAAGCGCGCAGCCGGCGTGAAGGTGCCGGACGTGAAGACGCTGGTCGAGAAGCTGAAGACCGAAGCCAAGGTGCTGTAAAGGGAGCGGATAGAAATGACGATTCTGGTAATTGCAGAACACGACAACGCGTCGATCAAGGCCGCGACGCTGAACACGGTGGCAGCGGCGCAGAAGATCGGCGGCGACATTCACGTGCTGGTCGCCGGTCACAACGCGCAGGGCGCAGCCGATGCGGCCGCGAAGATCGCCGGCGTGGCGAAGGTGCTGCTGGCCGATGCGCCGCAGCTCGAAGCGGGCCTCGCGGAAAACGTCGAAGCGACCGCGCTGAACATCGCGAAGGACTATTCGCACATCCTCGCGCCGGCGACTGCGTACGGCAAGAACATCGCACCGCGTATCGCCGCGAAGCTCGACGTCGCGCAGATCTCGGACATCACGGCGGTCGATTCGGCCGACACGTTCGAGCGCCCGATCTACGCCGGCAACGCGATCGCGACGGTGCAGTCGAGCGATCCGATCAAGGTGATCACGGTGCGTGCGACGGGTTTCGATCCGGTTGCGGCTGAAGGCGGCAGCGCGCCGGTCGAGAAGATCGAAGCGGCGGCAGATGCAGGCAAGTCGCAGTTCGTGAGCCGTGAAGTGACGAAGCTGGATCGTCCGGAACTGACCTCGGCGAGCACCATCGTCTCGGGCGGTCGTGGCCTGGGCAGCGGCGAGAACTACACGAAGGTGCTGGAGCCGCTGGCGGACAAGCTGTCGGCCGCACTCGGTGCTTCGCGCGCGGCAGTGGACGCGGGCTACGTGCCGAACGACTACCAGGTCGGCCAGACCGGCAAGATCGTCGCACCGCAGCTGTACATCGCGGTCGGCATCTCAGGTGCGATCCAGCACCTGGCCGGCATGAAGGATTCGAAGGTGATCGTCGCGATCAACAAGGATCCCGAAGCACCGATCTTCAGCGTGGCCGACTATGGTCTGGTCGGCGATCTGCACGAGATGGTCCCGGCGCTGACCGCGTCGCTCTGATTTCCACACCCGTTCAGGATCGGTCGATCCTGCGCGCGCGGCTGCATCGTTGCGGCCGACGCGCGAACCACGCGAGGGGCAGCGTCTGCGCCGACGACGAATCGCCGGTGGCGCGGCACGAGCACCGAGCGAACCTCAAGCGCAGTTTTCCACCGGTCAGGAGCCGAGCATGGAACGTACCGCTTCATCCGTCGCCAATCCGTCGCTGATCGAGCGCCGCTCGATCGACTATATTCCCGAAGCCGAGCGCCACGGCAGTCTCTTCAGTCAATTCACCCTGTGGTTCGGCGCGAACCTGCAGGTCACGGCGGTCGTCGTCGGCGCGCTCGCGGTCGTGCTGGGCGGCGACGTATTCTGGTCGTTGATCGGCCTGCTGGCGGGGCAGTTGCTCGGCGGCGCGGTGATGGCGCTGCACGGTGCGCAGGGTCCGCAGCTCGGGTTGCCGCAGATGATCTCGAGTCGCGTGCAGTTCGGCGTGTACGGCGCGATCGTACCGCTCGCGCTCGTCTGCGTGATGTATGTCGGCTTCTCGGCGGGCGGGACCGTGCTGGCCGGGCAGGCGATCGCCGAGCTGCTGGACGTCGGCCGGCCGGCCGCGATCCTGATCTTCTCGGCGCTCGTCGTGTTGCTCACCGGCCTCGGCTACCGGACGATCCATGCGATGGGCCGCGTGTCGAGCATCGTCGGTTCGCTCGCATTCCTGTACCTGTTCGCGAGCCTGCTGCACGGGCACGCGTTCGGCGTACTGCTCGCGAATCGCCATTTCACCGTTGCATCGTTCCTGCTCGCAGTATCGCTGTCCGCGTCGTGGCAGATCGCATACGGGCCGTATGTCGCCGACTATTCGCGCTACCTGCCGCGATCGACGCCGCCCGGCAAGACCTTCGCGGCGGTGTTCTGCGGCACGGTGATCGGTGCGCAGGTGTCGATGACGTTCGGCGTGCTGGCTGCCGCGCTGGCCGGCGACCGCTTCTCCGGCCACGAGGTGTCGTTCATCGTCGGCCTCGGCGCGACGGGCGCGATCGCCGCGGTGCTCTATCTGACGATCGCGCTGGGCAAGCTGACGATCACGACGCTCAACGCGTACGGCAGCGTGATGTCGGTTGCGGCGATCCTGACCGGCTTCGGCGGCCGACGCGAAATCTCGCCGCGCACGCGCATCGCGTTCGTGCTGCTGACCGTGGCCGCGTCGAGCAGCATCGCACTCGCCGGACAGCACGATTTCCTGAAGGCGTTCTCGTCGTTCCTGCTGTTCCTGCTCGTGTTCTTCACGCCGTGGAGCGCGATCAACCTGGTCGACTACTACTGCGTGACGCGCGAACGCTACGACGTGCCGGCGCTGTTCGAACCCGACGGCCGCTACGGCCGCTGGAACGTCGCCGGTATCGTCGTGTATGCGCTCGGCGTGCTCGTGCAGATGCCGTTCGTCGCGACCGGCTTCTACACCGGGGCGTGGGTCGATGCATTGGGCGGCGTGGATGTGTCGTGGATCGTCGGCCTGATCGTGCCGGCCCTGCTGTACTACGCCGTATCGCGCGGATCACAGGCCAGCGTGCCCGACCGGCCGATCCTGCCCGAATCGGCCGCCGACGTCGATTGACCTGACGCACCTGGCCCGCGCGTCGCATCCATCGCGCGTGCCAGCGCATCGAACACGGCCGGCCCCTTGCAGCGCGACACGTTGAAGCGCAGGTACGACGTCGCGCCGCGCGACGCGCTGAACACGTTGCCGGGCGCGAGCACGACATCGTGGTCGAGCGCATGCCGCGCGACGCGCGCGGCGTCGAGCCCATCCGGCAGTTCCGCCCACACGAACAGCCCGCCGCGCGGCTCGGTCCAGATTGCGAGCCCCGCGCGTGCGAGCCGCCGGATCGTTTCGCCCATCGCGTCCGCGAGGCGCGCGCGCAGGCTGTCGAGATGGCGCCGGTAGGTGCCGTCGACGAGCAGCCGATGCACGACGCTTGCGCCGATCTGCGCATGGCCGAACGACGTCGCGAGCTTCAGGTCGACGAGTGCGTCGATCCACTCGGGGCGCGCGGCGACATAACCGCAGCGGATGGCGGCCGACAGCGTCTTCGAGAAGCTGCCGATCGACACGACGCGCGACAGCCCGTCGAAGGCCGCGAGCCGCGGCGCAGGCGTGGTTTCGAAATCCGCGAAGATGTCGTCCTCGACGATCAGCAGTCCGTGCTCGGCCGCGAGCGTCAGCAGCCGATGCGCGACGGGCGGCGCGAGCGTCGCGCCGGTCGGGTTGTGCAGCGCCGCGTTGGTGATGTAAAGGCGCGGTCGATGCTCGACGAGCGTCTGTTCGAAGCGCGCGAGATCGGGCCCGTTCGGCGTGTACGGGACGCTGACGATCCGCGCACGATGCGCGCGCAGCAGCGCGTGGAAGTTGAAGTAGCACGGATCGTCGAGCACCACCGTGTCGCCCGGCTCCAGCAGCAGGCGGCACACGAGGTCGAGTGCCTGCGTGCCGCTGTCGGTCAGCATGATCTGCGCAGGCTCGGCATGGACGCCGTGCTGCGCGAGCCGCCATGCGAGTTGCTGGCGCAGCGCGGGCAGGCCGGACGGCGTCGCGTAGTCGGTGAGTGCGTCGGGCTCGTCGCGCGATGCGGCGCGCAGCGCGCGGCGCAGGCTCTCGTCGGGCAGCCACGACGCGGGCAGCCAGCCGCAGCCGGGCTTGACGGCGGTCGGCGCCGATTCGAGCGACTGGCGCGTGAGCCACAGCGGATCGAGTTCGCGATCGAGGCGCGGGCCGAGATCCGCGAGCGCGAGCGGCGGTGCGTGCCCGGACACGTAGAAGCCCGATCCGCGCCGCGCGACCAGCACGCCTTCGCTCGCGAGCCGTTCGTACGCGTCGACGACCGTCGACTTCGACACATGCAGCGCATCGGCCATCATCCGGATCGACGAGACGCGCGCGCCGGGCATCAG includes these proteins:
- a CDS encoding bifunctional nicotinamide-nucleotide adenylyltransferase/Nudix hydroxylase, producing the protein MSTQQNRRFDALVFIGRFQPPHRGHLNVLKSALSRAERVCVLIGSTDKPRTIKDPFSFDERRQMLASLLDAAERERVTIAPVQDSTYNDGDWVRWVQDAVASALGDVAQRKVGLIGHEKDATSYYLRMFPQWELVDVDATEDISATEIRDQYFAERTNSFVQWAVPEPVFGWLERFRTQPEFAQLKAEAEFIAAYRKAWAAAPYPVTFVTVDAVVVHSGHILLVRRRSEPGRGLWALPGGFVNQDERLDAACIRELREETGLKLPEPVLRGSIKDRQVFDHPTRSLRGRTITHACLFNFPTGELPRVKGSDDADKARWVPLNEFAQMRNVMFEDHFDIAYHFLGKL
- a CDS encoding acyl-CoA dehydrogenase family protein; translated protein: MLKRLGVGDADLEIADAIRRFARAELAPHAAQVDRDETSTTRYVPALAELGVMGMNLPERWGGTGASPAAIILALAEIAQACAATSSMIGAHYLATDSVLIGGDDALRARYLSDAATGAKLGAFALTEPQAGSNPAGMTTQAVRDGDGYRIHGVKHFISNADAAQFIVVYAKTAPELGTRGISAFVVDRDTPGVSVSAPEKLMGIHGAPAHEVAFDCVVPASNRLGEEGSGFRTAMKVLDNSRLDVAATSLGIAEAALGDAIDWAKQRHVGGEPLANKQGLQWRFADMKTQLEAAWLLTLQAAARRAAGEPFTDLASMAKLYASEMVAFVTDAALQVHGGYGFTREMRIERLVRDARILRIYEGSSEIQRTVIARTMLA
- a CDS encoding type II toxin-antitoxin system RatA family toxin; translation: MRISVSRIVGVDRRRLFTWSQDYGRRLVWDSFLADAYLLDGTAADVGVDAFCRSNSGATMVSRYISYRPPQVAAVEMVDGPKVLARFSGSWNFTERAPGSTEVKFTYHFRARPGWLRWLLEPLIGAFYLMQTRRRLDSFKRWAEAEAPPR
- a CDS encoding nicotinate phosphoribosyltransferase encodes the protein MQNDLGGFAAVLANPILNTDSYKASHFLQYPPDATAMFSYVESRGGRYDRTLFFGLQMLLKEYLCKPVTHAMVDEARDFFAVHGEPFNEAGWRYIVERYDGWLPVKIRAVPEGSIVPVHNVLMTVECDDPAVFWLASYLETMLLRVWYPVTVATQSWHLRQTIRRFLEKTDDDLAQLPFKLHDFGARGVSSAESAAIGGAAHLVSFMGSDTVLGVLAANRFYREPMAAYSVPAAEHSTITSWGREAEVDAYRNMIARFGLPGAIVSVVSDSYDLFAALDMWGGELRQAVIDSGATLVVRPDSGEPVSIVLQTVRALDASFGSTLNGKGRRVLNHVRVIQGDGVDEQSIGAILSALDDAGYAAGNVVFGMGGALLQQVNRDTQRFAMKCSAIRRGGVWHDVCKDPVTDQGKRSKKGRLTLLRHRRTGEYRTATLPVAWDDRAVEGEWAEALETVFDTGRLLVDASFAEVRARAHAGEA
- a CDS encoding electron transfer flavoprotein subunit alpha/FixB family protein, producing MTILVIAEHDNASIKAATLNTVAAAQKIGGDIHVLVAGHNAQGAADAAAKIAGVAKVLLADAPQLEAGLAENVEATALNIAKDYSHILAPATAYGKNIAPRIAAKLDVAQISDITAVDSADTFERPIYAGNAIATVQSSDPIKVITVRATGFDPVAAEGGSAPVEKIEAAADAGKSQFVSREVTKLDRPELTSASTIVSGGRGLGSGENYTKVLEPLADKLSAALGASRAAVDAGYVPNDYQVGQTGKIVAPQLYIAVGISGAIQHLAGMKDSKVIVAINKDPEAPIFSVADYGLVGDLHEMVPALTASL
- a CDS encoding CaiB/BaiF CoA transferase family protein, which codes for MTVSRLPLDGIRVIDFSRVLAGPLCSALLGDLGAEVIKIEPPAGDDYRAIGPFANGESGLFGAMNRNKRSVVIDLKTDDGQALAQALCAQADVVVENFRPGVAERLGIGYAALSARHPRLIYASVSGFGQTGPESRRPAYDIILQAMCGLMDATGAPDGEPTLVGDSVSDVISGIFASWGVLAALVARDRTGAGTHVDVSMFDATLNLTAALVARYATTGVAQPRVGNRHPTSAPFGAYRAVDGHFVVAVLNNKLFGLLAETIGHPALIDDPRFASDASRCAHEAALRVCIEQWAATRSVADVNEELGAAGIPVAPIRSVQQALESDHARVRRVLVETAAADGSTIRLPAQPLKFSAYPDTRTTRAPQLGEHTRAVLERVLGLDEAAIAALAQAGAIHTPAATSRRTNTHQEMNDA
- a CDS encoding electron transfer flavoprotein subunit beta/FixA family protein; translated protein: MKILVPVKRVVDYNVKVRVKSDNTGVDIANVKMSMNPFDEIAVEEAVRLKEAGVATEVVAVSVGVAQAQETLRTALAIGADRAILVESNDGVEPLAVAKILKALVDKEQPQLVILGKQAIDDDSNQTGQMLAALAGLPQATFASKVTIADGKATVAREVDGGAETLSLQLPAVVTTDLRLNEPRYVTLPNIMKAKKKPLETVKPEDLGVDVAPRLKTLKVAEPPKRAAGVKVPDVKTLVEKLKTEAKVL
- a CDS encoding N-acetylmuramoyl-L-alanine amidase family protein — protein: MTNRTLRRLRPLARAAAHLLTCVPLLGASPALHAADAVTPATPQRYIVVDTGHTPAHPGATGASGRVEYLYNLDLSAAVAEKLAAHGDRVLRTSADGREIALDQRSTQAPDANLFISIHHDSIQQQFIDAGRQREFRGFAVFVSARNPHYAESLRCAKAIAERLVAAGERPSLYHAQPIRGENRPLVDPQLGIHRFDDLVVLRTAPIPAVLVEAGVIVNPDEEARLARRETIQRLSTAIAGGIDACTASM
- a CDS encoding LysR family transcriptional regulator, whose protein sequence is MALSLRLLRYFVAAAEAGSTTAAATRLNVSQPSISVAIRELEALFDDPLFTRGAGTRMTLTHFGERKLAEARQLLASASAFATDDVGDEPGGVVQIGVFSTIAPVYLPRVLELAQQRHPRLAIRFIEGDLAQLDVALHKQQIDFALMYDVGLPEDIERECLAELRPYALVPANSALAKRKRAISLRDLAAQPFILIDLPHSRDFLMAPFWQCGLSPNVRYRAVSIELVRAMVASGLGVSLLITQSPAVTRSPLVVECPIRESTVIQPLVIARLARAARTRASEIAAACVRDAVAEAMRTRIRSVGRQAVS